One Bacteroidota bacterium genomic window carries:
- a CDS encoding carboxypeptidase regulatory-like domain-containing protein — protein MNINQEDKFSMYYVVKNTCEKYQTTWTTNAVFAATYNLWVAKIPLIEQNRDAQTLETTGITTDKTAKRNSMTEKTLFMINRLQSYANVVNNPELLESIKYTASDLKKSRDTDVVGICNTVLAKSNANAAAIVTYGVTAAMITELQAAITAYSATLAKPKAAKSQTKTATENLTKLFKEADELLVKRLDLDIELFKTSKPEFYSQYKTARIIIPTGGGATSVLGSVNLAGSGEPLKGVSFTFVAETNGMMKAAATNETAKPIVKKSADKGKFRATLPENTYRVIIEKIGYKKQEVTITVANGETTNLNIELEKN, from the coding sequence ATGAACATTAATCAAGAAGACAAATTTAGTATGTACTACGTGGTAAAGAATACTTGCGAAAAGTATCAGACCACCTGGACGACAAACGCTGTATTTGCAGCAACGTACAATCTTTGGGTTGCTAAAATTCCGTTGATTGAACAAAACAGGGATGCCCAAACCCTTGAAACAACGGGTATAACCACCGATAAAACGGCGAAACGTAACAGCATGACTGAAAAAACGCTATTCATGATTAATCGTTTACAGTCGTATGCGAATGTTGTAAATAATCCAGAATTGCTTGAAAGTATAAAATATACGGCTTCGGATTTGAAAAAATCGAGAGATACCGATGTTGTAGGTATTTGCAATACGGTGCTTGCCAAGTCTAATGCCAATGCTGCTGCTATTGTGACTTATGGCGTTACTGCTGCTATGATAACTGAATTACAGGCTGCTATTACTGCTTATTCGGCTACACTTGCCAAACCAAAGGCTGCTAAATCGCAAACTAAAACGGCTACTGAAAACCTTACCAAACTGTTTAAAGAAGCTGATGAACTTTTAGTTAAGCGTTTGGATTTGGATATTGAACTGTTTAAAACTTCGAAACCCGAATTTTACAGTCAATATAAAACTGCCCGAATTATTATCCCAACAGGTGGGGGTGCTACTTCTGTTTTAGGCAGTGTTAACCTTGCAGGAAGCGGTGAACCACTGAAAGGGGTGTCGTTTACTTTTGTTGCTGAAACCAATGGAATGATGAAAGCTGCTGCTACAAACGAAACTGCAAAGCCGATAGTTAAAAAGAGTGCCGATAAAGGTAAATTCCGTGCTACATTGCCAGAAAATACATATCGTGTAATAATTGAAAAAATTGGTTACAAAAAACAGGAAGTAACAATAACCGTTGCAAATGGTGAAACTACAAACTTGAATATTGAACTAGAAAAGAATTAA
- a CDS encoding isoprenylcysteine carboxylmethyltransferase family protein — MFEKIYILSFLVVYFLVVFVIPSVRVKRKTGINPYVFKNTDSAHDFLGKVSAPITSLIFIVALVNLVHPAGLQYFAPFAWLEISILKYAGFALIHLALLWIIIAQVQMSNSWRVGIDHSAKTELKTNGLFSISRNPVFLGMLLTLAGIFLIIPNAITLLVFVASTLLFQVQVRLEEEYLRSVHGENYLHYCQKTGRWF, encoded by the coding sequence ATGTTCGAAAAAATATATATCCTATCGTTTTTGGTTGTGTACTTCCTCGTCGTGTTTGTTATCCCGTCAGTTCGGGTAAAACGCAAAACAGGCATTAATCCATATGTGTTTAAAAATACCGATTCGGCACACGACTTTTTGGGCAAGGTATCAGCACCCATAACATCATTAATCTTTATTGTGGCATTGGTAAACCTCGTTCATCCCGCAGGTTTGCAATATTTCGCACCCTTTGCGTGGCTCGAAATATCAATACTCAAATATGCAGGTTTTGCACTCATTCACCTTGCTTTGTTATGGATAATCATTGCACAGGTGCAAATGAGCAACTCATGGCGTGTTGGTATCGACCATTCGGCTAAAACCGAACTCAAAACCAACGGATTGTTTTCTATCTCCCGAAACCCAGTGTTTTTGGGTATGCTCTTAACATTGGCAGGGATATTCCTCATAATACCCAATGCCATTACCTTATTGGTTTTCGTTGCGTCAACCCTGCTTTTTCAGGTACAAGTAAGGCTCGAAGAAGAATACCTGAGAAGTGTACACGGCGAAAACTATTTACATTACTGCCAAAAAACTGGCAGGTGGTTTTAA
- a CDS encoding cation transporter: MIKSTYIISKMDCPSEERLIRMKLDGISAIHDLQFNITERTLIIVHSENNEIERKLKSLDLGSELKEQSVIDWQSAKNKNDVQSKLLWAVLVINFGFFLIEIVAGLFSGSMGLVADSLDMLADAFVYGLSLWAVGSLVHRKQKVAAWSGYLQLLLALIGLVEVVRRFIGTDTFPDYRTMVAVSVFAMLANAICLYLLQKSNSNEAHMKASMIFTSNDIIINGGVIIAGLLVLFTNSKYPDLVIGSLVFLIVFRGAIRILKLSKN; encoded by the coding sequence ATGATTAAAAGCACATATATTATCAGCAAAATGGATTGCCCTTCAGAGGAGAGATTAATTCGTATGAAACTGGATGGCATTTCCGCCATTCATGATTTGCAGTTTAATATAACCGAAAGAACGTTGATAATCGTACATTCCGAAAACAACGAGATTGAACGCAAATTAAAAAGCCTTGATTTGGGTTCCGAACTTAAAGAACAATCTGTAATTGATTGGCAATCGGCTAAGAACAAAAACGATGTACAATCAAAACTTTTATGGGCTGTTCTGGTCATCAATTTCGGATTTTTCCTAATCGAGATTGTTGCGGGATTATTTTCAGGCTCAATGGGCTTGGTTGCCGATTCGCTTGATATGCTTGCCGATGCTTTTGTTTACGGACTTAGTCTTTGGGCTGTTGGCAGTTTGGTTCATCGTAAACAAAAAGTGGCCGCTTGGAGCGGTTATTTACAGCTATTATTGGCATTAATTGGTTTGGTTGAGGTTGTAAGAAGGTTTATTGGTACGGATACCTTTCCCGACTATCGCACCATGGTTGCTGTTTCAGTTTTTGCCATGCTTGCCAATGCAATTTGCTTGTACTTGCTACAAAAATCTAATAGCAACGAAGCACACATGAAAGCAAGCATGATTTTCACTTCCAACGACATAATAATCAATGGAGGGGTTATAATTGCAGGCCTTTTGGTTTTGTTCACAAACTCAAAATACCCCGACCTTGTAATCGGTTCATTAGTATTTCTTATTGTTTTCAGGGGAGCTATCCGCATTTTAAAACTAAGTAAAAATTAA
- a CDS encoding DUF302 domain-containing protein produces the protein MEYYFSKLLNTSFDEAIKLTNEALKTEGFGVITEINMHEKLKEKLNVDFKRYTILGACNPPFALKALQAEDKIGTMLPCNVLVIEQSQDKIEIAAVNPIASMQAITNPALGDVAQQVTAKLKKVIDTL, from the coding sequence ATGGAATACTATTTTAGCAAATTACTTAATACTTCATTTGATGAAGCAATTAAGTTAACCAATGAAGCTCTAAAAACCGAAGGGTTTGGCGTTATTACTGAAATAAACATGCACGAAAAGTTAAAAGAAAAACTTAATGTTGATTTTAAGCGATATACCATATTAGGCGCATGTAACCCACCATTTGCATTAAAGGCTTTACAGGCTGAGGATAAAATAGGAACCATGTTACCCTGCAATGTGCTTGTTATTGAACAAAGTCAGGATAAAATTGAAATAGCCGCCGTTAACCCGATTGCCTCAATGCAAGCCATTACCAACCCTGCGTTGGGAGACGTTGCCCAACAGGTTACCGCTAAACTTAAAAAGGTAATTGATACACTTTAA
- a CDS encoding FRG domain-containing protein: protein MFWGKLSPSYSDKVQHSSDFFLKDHFPLAQHHGIPTRLLDWTTDPVFAAYFAVGREYRNEEEFENICIWAFNKKRYSEVWSTNENKLFAINTFFDFNHGNEYIKSQKGVFTRIDGKIKDFYLKYHEFPSLDKTIDIETKEIELENPILYKIELAKSEADNLLVLLEKEDINQAQLMPNLDKISETLIARWKHL from the coding sequence CTGTTTTGGGGGAAGCTTTCACCATCATATTCTGATAAAGTTCAACATTCTTCTGATTTTTTTCTTAAAGACCATTTTCCTCTTGCTCAACATCATGGAATCCCAACTAGACTTTTAGATTGGACTACTGACCCTGTATTTGCAGCATATTTTGCAGTCGGCAGAGAATATAGGAATGAAGAAGAATTTGAAAACATATGTATTTGGGCTTTTAATAAAAAAAGATATTCAGAAGTTTGGAGTACAAATGAAAATAAACTGTTTGCTATAAATACCTTTTTTGATTTTAATCATGGAAATGAATACATAAAATCTCAAAAAGGAGTTTTTACAAGAATTGATGGAAAAATAAAAGATTTCTATTTAAAATATCATGAATTTCCAAGTTTGGATAAAACCATTGACATTGAAACAAAAGAAATTGAATTAGAAAATCCGATTCTTTATAAAATAGAATTAGCAAAGAGTGAAGCTGATAATTTATTAGTTTTGCTTGAAAAGGAAGATATTAATCAGGCACAATTAATGCCAAATCTTGATAAGATAAGTGAAACTCTAATTGCAAGATGGAAACATCTGTAG